The stretch of DNA GGCCGGTCAGCATTATGACTTCAATGGCGGGATCGTGCTGTTTGATCATGGCCAGAGTCGCCAGGCCGTCCACTCCCGGCATTTTCAAATCTAAAATGATCACTTCGGGAGTCCAGCCGGTTTGAAAAAGCACGAAGGCAACGAGACAATTTGTCTTGTCTTGC from Desulfobacterales bacterium encodes:
- a CDS encoding response regulator, encoding MLFQTGWTPEVIILDLKMPGVDGLATLAMIKQHDPAIEVIMLTGHGSTASGIGGMRRGLFDYLMKPVDIGPDEQREA